CGGAGGCGCTCGCGGGGACGATCCAGAACGACATCCTCAAGGAGTTCATGGTCCGCAACACCTACATCTATCCGCCGCAGCCGTCCATGCGGATCATCTCCGACATCTTCGCGTACACCTCGCAGCGGATGCCGAAGTACAACTCCATCTCGATCTCCGGCTACCACATCCAGGAGGCCGGGGCCACCGCCGACCTGGAGCTCGCCTACACCCTCGCCGACGGAGTCGAGTACATCCGCGCCGGGCGCGAGGCGGGCCTCGACATCGACGCGTTCGCGCCGCGCCTGTCGTTCTTCTGGGCGATCGGGATGAACTTCTTCATGGAGGTCGCCAAGCTCCGCGCCGCGCGGCTGCTGTGGGCGCGGCTGGTGAAGACGTTCGAGCCGCGCAACCCCAAGTCGCTGTCGCTGCGGACGCACTCGCAGACGTCCGGCTGGTCGCTGACCGCGCAGGACGTGTTCAACAACGTCGCCCGCACCTGCGTCGAGGCCATGGCCGCCACGCAGGGCCACACCCAGTCCCTGCACACCAACGCGCTGGACGAGGCCCTCGCGCTGCCGACGGACTTCTCGGCCCGCATCGCCCGCAACACCCAGCTCCTCCTCCAGCAGGAGTCCGGGACCACCCGGACCATCGACCCCTGGGGCGGCAGCGCCTACGTGGAGCGGCTCACCTACGACCTCGCCCGCCGCGCCTGGGGCCACATCACCGAGGTCGAGCGGGCCGGAGGCATGGCCAAGGCGATCGACGAGGGGCTGCCCAAGCTGCGCATCGAGGAGGCCGCGGCCCGCACCCAGGCCCGCATCGACTCGGGGCGGCAGCCCGTCATCGGCGTCAACAAGTACCGGCCCGACGTCGAGCAGGAGATCGAGGTCCTGAAGGTCGACAACGCCTCCGTCCGCGCGCAGCAGATCGACAAGCTGCGCCGGCTGCGCGAGGAGCGCGACGAGACCGCCACGCGGGCCGCGCTGGAGGCGCTGACCCGCGCCGCCGAGGCCGCCGAGGACGGCACCCGCCCGCGGGGCCTGGAGCACAACCTGCTCGCGCTCGCCATCGACGCCGCCCGGGCCGAGGCGACCGTCGGCGAGATCTCCGACGCCCTGGAGCGGGCCTACGGGCGGCACGCGGCGCAGATCCGTACGATCTCCGGTGTGTACCGGGAGGAGGCGGGGCGGGTGGCGAGCATCGAGAAGGCGCGGGCCGCGGCCGCCGCGTTCGAGGAGGCCGAGGGCCGCCGGCCCCGGATCCTCGTGGCCAAGATGGGGCAGGACGGGCACGACCGCGGCCAGAAGGTGATCGCGACCGGGTTCGCCGACCTCGGCTTCGACGTCGACGTGGGCCCGCTGTTCCAGACGCCCGGCGAGGTGGCCCTGCAGGCCGTCGAGGCCGACGTGCACGTCGTCGGCGTCAACTCGCTCGCCGCCGGGCACCTGACGCTGGTCCCCGCGCTGCGCGAGGAGCTGGCCGCGCTGGGCCGCGACGACATCATGATCGTCGTCGGCGGCGTCATCCCGCCCGGCGACTTCGAGGAGCTGCGCGCGGCCGGCGCCTCGGCGATCTTCGGGCCCGGCACCGTCCTGGCGGACGCGGCGATCGGACTGCTGGAGGAGCTCACCGCCGCGCTCGGGCACGGCGCGCCCGAGCGCGCCTGAGGGCGGCGCGGGATGACGAGGGAAGACGGCGCCGCGGGGCGCCCGGCGGGCGCGCGGACGGCGCCGTGAGCGCGCCGGGCCTCGACGACTACGCGGCCGGGGTGCGGGACGGGTCGCGGGCGTGGATCGCGCGGGCGATCACGCTCGTGGAGTCGGCGCGCCCGGACCACCGGGAGCTGGCGCAGAAACTGCTGGTCGAGCTGACCCCGCACGCCGGGAACGCCCGCCGCGTCGGGATCACCGGCGTGCCCGGGGTCGGCAAGTCGACGTTCATCGACGCGCTCGGCACCCGGCTGACGGGGGAGGGCCACCGGGTCGCGGTCCTCGCCGTGGACCCGTCCTCCACCCGGACGGGCGGCAGCATCCTCGGCGACAAGACCCGCATGCACCGCCTCGCCACCGACCCGGCCGCGTTCATCCGCCCCTCGCCCACCGCCGGGACGCTCGGAGGCGTCGCGAAGGCCACCCGCGAGGCGATGGTGGTCATGGAGGCCGCCGGGTACGACGTCGTCCTGGTCGAGACGGTCGGCGTCGGGCAGTCCGAGACGGCCGTCGCCGAGATGGTCGACTCCTTCCTGTTCCTCACCCTCGCCCGCACAGGCGACCAGCTCCAGGGGATCAAGAAGGGCGTGCTGGAGCTGGCCGACGTCATCGCGGTGAACAAGGCCGACGGGGAGCACCGCGGGGAGGCCGAGCGCGCCGCCCGCGAGCTGGCGGGCGCGCTGCGGCTGCTGCGCAGCGACGAGCGCGTCCGCGGCACCCCGGTCCTGACGTGCAGCGCCAGGGAGGGCACCGGGCTGGAGGAGGTGTGGGGCGCGCTCGCCGAGCACCAGGACCGGCTCCGCGAGTCCGGCGAACTGGAGGCCCGCCGG
The sequence above is a segment of the Actinomadura coerulea genome. Coding sequences within it:
- the scpA gene encoding methylmalonyl-CoA mutase — encoded protein: MIPDFTEVDLGTAPPADEAAKRWRAAVADATGADPEAQTWDTPEGIGVKPLYTGDDLAGLDFLGTYPGIAPFLRGPYPAMYATQPWTIRQYAGFSTAEESNAFYRRNLAAGQKGLSVAFDLATHRGYDSDHPRVAGDVGMAGVAIDSIYDMRQLFDGIPLDRMSVSMTMNGAVLPVLALYIAAAQEQGVEPEALAGTIQNDILKEFMVRNTYIYPPQPSMRIISDIFAYTSQRMPKYNSISISGYHIQEAGATADLELAYTLADGVEYIRAGREAGLDIDAFAPRLSFFWAIGMNFFMEVAKLRAARLLWARLVKTFEPRNPKSLSLRTHSQTSGWSLTAQDVFNNVARTCVEAMAATQGHTQSLHTNALDEALALPTDFSARIARNTQLLLQQESGTTRTIDPWGGSAYVERLTYDLARRAWGHITEVERAGGMAKAIDEGLPKLRIEEAAARTQARIDSGRQPVIGVNKYRPDVEQEIEVLKVDNASVRAQQIDKLRRLREERDETATRAALEALTRAAEAAEDGTRPRGLEHNLLALAIDAARAEATVGEISDALERAYGRHAAQIRTISGVYREEAGRVASIEKARAAAAAFEEAEGRRPRILVAKMGQDGHDRGQKVIATGFADLGFDVDVGPLFQTPGEVALQAVEADVHVVGVNSLAAGHLTLVPALREELAALGRDDIMIVVGGVIPPGDFEELRAAGASAIFGPGTVLADAAIGLLEELTAALGHGAPERA
- the meaB gene encoding methylmalonyl Co-A mutase-associated GTPase MeaB; its protein translation is MSAPGLDDYAAGVRDGSRAWIARAITLVESARPDHRELAQKLLVELTPHAGNARRVGITGVPGVGKSTFIDALGTRLTGEGHRVAVLAVDPSSTRTGGSILGDKTRMHRLATDPAAFIRPSPTAGTLGGVAKATREAMVVMEAAGYDVVLVETVGVGQSETAVAEMVDSFLFLTLARTGDQLQGIKKGVLELADVIAVNKADGEHRGEAERAARELAGALRLLRSDERVRGTPVLTCSAREGTGLEEVWGALAEHQDRLRESGELEARRRRQQVGWTWELVRDRLLSDLRGHPGVRAAAPGLEREVAEGTLTPALAAERILEAFSRDR